One part of the Esox lucius isolate fEsoLuc1 chromosome 10, fEsoLuc1.pri, whole genome shotgun sequence genome encodes these proteins:
- the sfpq gene encoding splicing factor, proline- and glutamine-rich isoform X2 — MSRDRFRGNNRGGFQRRGGPGGPMRGGMGNLNNFRQNQHPFQRGPHPGNFGKPPNQVPQMTPQKPVQQHLAQPGAQPIRPPPTPGPALTMKGPVQQQQAAAAAAAAASPPAAQPKIQAPPPKIQAPPPKIQAPPPKIQSPPPKIQSPPPKIPTPPPKIQSPPPKPVLPKPEISSPPPNQMNNRNQQRPGPSNNNNGNGHKPAQFNKKPEPQKEIQNTEKAEVEDQHPKELRATLSLLRRPGEKTYTQRCRLFIGNLPSDISDDEFKKLFAKYGEPSEIFINKNKGFGFIRLESRALAEIAKAELDDVPMKGRQLRVRFATHSAALSVKNLSPFVSNELLDEAFSQFGVVERAVVIVDDRGRSTGKGIVEFASKPAARKALDRCNDGVFLLTSSPRPIVVEPLEQYDDEDGLPEKLAQKNPNYQKEREEPPRFARPGTFEFEYSQRWKSLDDMEKQQRQQVEKNIREAREKLEGEMEDAFHEHQANMLRQDLLRRQEELRRMEEMHSAEMQKRKEMQLRQEEERRMREEEMLRQREVEEQMRRKREESYRMGNFMDTRDMRMGQGGAMGDNPFGSPNQKFPMGHQGMGGPNAGGAMMPNEMGLGLIEGG, encoded by the exons ATGTCTCGGGACAGATTTAGAGGAAATAACCGTGGAGGATTTCAACGGCGTGGAGGTCCTGGCGGTCCAATGCGCGGTGGAATGGGTAACCTGAACAATTTTAGGCAAAACCAACACCCCTTTCAAAGAGGGCCTCATCCcggtaactttggaaaaccacctAATCAGGTACCTCAGATGACCCCTCAGAAGCCAGTTCAACAGCATCTTGCCCAGCCAGGCGCTCAACCGATTCGACCACCACCTACTCCTGGCCCTGCACTAACCATGAAGGGCCCGGTACAACAGCAGCAGGCCGCGGCGGCTGCAGCAGCTGCAGCATCGCCGCCGGCAGCGCAGCCGAAAATCCAGGCGCCGCCACCGAAAATCCAGGCGCCGCCACCGAAAATCCAGGCGCCGCCACCGAAAATCCAGTCTCCGCCACCAAAAATCCAGTCTCCGCCACCGAAAATTCCGACCCCACCACCGAAAATTCAGTCTCCACCACCGAAGCCTGTTCTTCCCAAACCGGAGATCTCGTCGCCCCCCCCAAACCAAATGAATAATAGGAACCAACAAAGACCAGGACCCAGCAACAATAACAATGGTAATGGTCATAAACCTGCCCAGTTTAACAAAAAACCCGAACCACAGAAGGAAATTCAGAATACTGAAAAGGCCGAAGTCGAAGACCAGCATCCCAAG GAGTTGAGGGCGACTTTGTCCTTGCTGCGGAGACCAGGCGAGAAGACATACACACAACGATGCCGCCTTTTCATTGGAAATCTGCCCAGCGATATCTCGGATGACGAATTCAAGAAACTGTTTGCAAAATATGGAGAACCCAGTGAGATtttcataaataaaaacaaaggttttggCTTTATACGTCTG GAATCCCGTGCTTTGGCAGAGATTGCCAAAGCTGAACTGGATGATGTACCCATGAAAGGCAGACAGCTTCGGGTGCGTTTCGCGACACACTCTGCTGCGCTATCTGTGAAGAACCTGTCACCTTTTGTTTCCAATGAGCTACTGGATGAGGCCTTCTCCCAGTTTGGAGTGGTAGAGCGGGCTGTTGTCATTGTAGATGATCGTGGGCGCTCCACTGGCAAAGGCATTGTTGAATTTGCATCAAAGCCTGCTGCACGAAAGGCCCTGGATCGGTGCAACGATGGAGTCTTCTTGCTTACCTC GTCTCCTCGTCCAATTGTTGTTGAGCCTCTTGAACAatatgatgatgaagatggttTACCAGAGAAACTCGCTCAGAAGAACCCCAACTATCAGAA ggAACGGGAGGAGCCACCCAGGTTTGCTCGTCCTGGCACGTTTGAGTTTGAATACTCTCAGCGCTGGAAGTCACTGGACGACATGGAGAAGCAGCAGCGCCAGCAGGTGGAGAAGAACATCCGTGAAGCCCGTGAAAAACTGGAAGGGGAAATGGAAGATGCTTTCCATGAGCACCAGGCCAATATGCTCCGCCAAG ATCTGCTGAGGAGGCAGGAGGAGCTTCGACGCATGGAGGAGATGCACAGTGCAGAGATGCAGAAGAGGAAAGAGATGCAATTAAG GCAGGAGGAAGAGCGTCGCATGCGTGAGGAGGAGATGCTCCGCCAGAGGGAAGTTGAAGAGCAAATGCGTCGCAAGCGTGAGGAGTCCTACAGAATGGGCAACTTCATGGATACG AGGGATATGCGAATGGGTCAGGGTGGAGCCATGGGTG ACAATCCTTTTGGCTCACCCAACCAAAAGTTTCCCATGGGACATCAAGGCATGGGGGGACCTAATGCTGGGGGCGCCATGATGCCCAATGAAATG GGACTTGGATTGATTGAAGGAGGCTGA
- the sfpq gene encoding splicing factor, proline- and glutamine-rich isoform X1 — protein MSRDRFRGNNRGGFQRRGGPGGPMRGGMGNLNNFRQNQHPFQRGPHPGNFGKPPNQVPQMTPQKPVQQHLAQPGAQPIRPPPTPGPALTMKGPVQQQQAAAAAAAAASPPAAQPKIQAPPPKIQAPPPKIQAPPPKIQSPPPKIQSPPPKIPTPPPKIQSPPPKPVLPKPEISSPPPNQMNNRNQQRPGPSNNNNGNGHKPAQFNKKPEPQKEIQNTEKAEVEDQHPKELRATLSLLRRPGEKTYTQRCRLFIGNLPSDISDDEFKKLFAKYGEPSEIFINKNKGFGFIRLESRALAEIAKAELDDVPMKGRQLRVRFATHSAALSVKNLSPFVSNELLDEAFSQFGVVERAVVIVDDRGRSTGKGIVEFASKPAARKALDRCNDGVFLLTSSPRPIVVEPLEQYDDEDGLPEKLAQKNPNYQKEREEPPRFARPGTFEFEYSQRWKSLDDMEKQQRQQVEKNIREAREKLEGEMEDAFHEHQANMLRQDLLRRQEELRRMEEMHSAEMQKRKEMQLRQEEERRMREEEMLRQREVEEQMRRKREESYRMGNFMDTRDMRMGQGGAMGDNPFGSPNQKFPMGHQGMGGPNAGGAMMPNEMPRNERNFPQGGPRGMGPNNPGFGRVREEFDGPAKKPRF, from the exons ATGTCTCGGGACAGATTTAGAGGAAATAACCGTGGAGGATTTCAACGGCGTGGAGGTCCTGGCGGTCCAATGCGCGGTGGAATGGGTAACCTGAACAATTTTAGGCAAAACCAACACCCCTTTCAAAGAGGGCCTCATCCcggtaactttggaaaaccacctAATCAGGTACCTCAGATGACCCCTCAGAAGCCAGTTCAACAGCATCTTGCCCAGCCAGGCGCTCAACCGATTCGACCACCACCTACTCCTGGCCCTGCACTAACCATGAAGGGCCCGGTACAACAGCAGCAGGCCGCGGCGGCTGCAGCAGCTGCAGCATCGCCGCCGGCAGCGCAGCCGAAAATCCAGGCGCCGCCACCGAAAATCCAGGCGCCGCCACCGAAAATCCAGGCGCCGCCACCGAAAATCCAGTCTCCGCCACCAAAAATCCAGTCTCCGCCACCGAAAATTCCGACCCCACCACCGAAAATTCAGTCTCCACCACCGAAGCCTGTTCTTCCCAAACCGGAGATCTCGTCGCCCCCCCCAAACCAAATGAATAATAGGAACCAACAAAGACCAGGACCCAGCAACAATAACAATGGTAATGGTCATAAACCTGCCCAGTTTAACAAAAAACCCGAACCACAGAAGGAAATTCAGAATACTGAAAAGGCCGAAGTCGAAGACCAGCATCCCAAG GAGTTGAGGGCGACTTTGTCCTTGCTGCGGAGACCAGGCGAGAAGACATACACACAACGATGCCGCCTTTTCATTGGAAATCTGCCCAGCGATATCTCGGATGACGAATTCAAGAAACTGTTTGCAAAATATGGAGAACCCAGTGAGATtttcataaataaaaacaaaggttttggCTTTATACGTCTG GAATCCCGTGCTTTGGCAGAGATTGCCAAAGCTGAACTGGATGATGTACCCATGAAAGGCAGACAGCTTCGGGTGCGTTTCGCGACACACTCTGCTGCGCTATCTGTGAAGAACCTGTCACCTTTTGTTTCCAATGAGCTACTGGATGAGGCCTTCTCCCAGTTTGGAGTGGTAGAGCGGGCTGTTGTCATTGTAGATGATCGTGGGCGCTCCACTGGCAAAGGCATTGTTGAATTTGCATCAAAGCCTGCTGCACGAAAGGCCCTGGATCGGTGCAACGATGGAGTCTTCTTGCTTACCTC GTCTCCTCGTCCAATTGTTGTTGAGCCTCTTGAACAatatgatgatgaagatggttTACCAGAGAAACTCGCTCAGAAGAACCCCAACTATCAGAA ggAACGGGAGGAGCCACCCAGGTTTGCTCGTCCTGGCACGTTTGAGTTTGAATACTCTCAGCGCTGGAAGTCACTGGACGACATGGAGAAGCAGCAGCGCCAGCAGGTGGAGAAGAACATCCGTGAAGCCCGTGAAAAACTGGAAGGGGAAATGGAAGATGCTTTCCATGAGCACCAGGCCAATATGCTCCGCCAAG ATCTGCTGAGGAGGCAGGAGGAGCTTCGACGCATGGAGGAGATGCACAGTGCAGAGATGCAGAAGAGGAAAGAGATGCAATTAAG GCAGGAGGAAGAGCGTCGCATGCGTGAGGAGGAGATGCTCCGCCAGAGGGAAGTTGAAGAGCAAATGCGTCGCAAGCGTGAGGAGTCCTACAGAATGGGCAACTTCATGGATACG AGGGATATGCGAATGGGTCAGGGTGGAGCCATGGGTG ACAATCCTTTTGGCTCACCCAACCAAAAGTTTCCCATGGGACATCAAGGCATGGGGGGACCTAATGCTGGGGGCGCCATGATGCCCAATGAAATG CCACGCAATGAGCGAAACTTCCCTCAGGGAGGCCCTAGGGGAATGGGTCCTAACAACCCAGGGTTTGGCAGGGTCCGTGAGGAGTTTGATGGGCCTGCCAAGAAGCCCCGCTTTTAA